Within the Tistrella mobilis genome, the region GGTCGGCGACCTTGTCGTAGAGCTGCATGGCGGTGGTGTTGGTTTCGTGCGTCAGCCAGTAGACCCGGGCGCAGCCGGCGGCCCGGGCGATATCGTAGACATGGGCGATCAGCCGGCGGCCCGCACCGCTGCCGCGGATGTCGGCGGCGACGAACAGGTCCTGAAGGTAGCAATAGTCGCCGGTGGTCCAGCAGGAGCGGTGGCGGATGTGATGAACCAGCCCGACCGCGCGATCGCCCTGCCAGGCGAGGGCGCCGCCCATGGGCTCGGCCGGGTCGAGCAGCCGCGCCCAGGTGACGGCCGAGACATCGTCGGGAATATCGACCTGATAGAAACGCTGATAGCCGCGCCAGAGCGGCATCCAGGCGGCGTGATCGGCCGGCCCGATCGGCCGGATGACGATATTGGTCGTGGTCATGGGGTCAGGGCCTCGAACGGGAGCGGGAGGGGAGGGTTGCGGGGGCCAGGGCCGCCAGGGCCGCAAGCGAGATGAGGGCGAAGCCGGCGAGATCGGTGGCGGCGGGCCGCTCGCCGAGCAGCAGCACCGAGGCGACCACCCCCACCGCCGGAACCAGCAGGGTGCCGAGCCCGGCAACGCTGGCCGGCAGCCGGGCCACGGCCTGGAACCAGAGCAGATAGGCCAGCGCCGAGCCGATCAGGGTGTTGTAGGCAAGGCCCAGCGCCGGCAGCAGATGCAGCCCGTCGCCCATATCCGCCCCGTCGAGCAGGAAGCCCAGCGTCACCGCCGCGGTGCCGGCCACCAGCTGCCAGGCGGCGATCGCGATCGGATGGCCCTGGATCCGCGCCCGTTTGAGCCAGACCGTCCCCGCCGCCCAGCTGACGGCGGAGCCGAGCGCGAAGATCACCCCCGGCGGCAGGCCGCCCGCCATCAGCGGCTGCATCAGCACGGCGAGGCCGGCCACCCCCAGAACGAGGGCGGCGATCCGCCGCCGGTCCAGCCGCTCGCCCAGG harbors:
- a CDS encoding GNAT family N-acetyltransferase, which produces MTTTNIVIRPIGPADHAAWMPLWRGYQRFYQVDIPDDVSAVTWARLLDPAEPMGGALAWQGDRAVGLVHHIRHRSCWTTGDYCYLQDLFVAADIRGSGAGRRLIAHVYDIARAAGCARVYWLTHETNTTAMQLYDKVADRSGFVQYRKSL
- a CDS encoding DMT family transporter: MTTAAGAGSPRTDLAARASMLLVTVVWGLNWPAGRLALQDLSPWALRVVSFGCAAAVLMAVARRQGVSLRIEGRRQRLDLAIAGLLNTGGFGILAAFAQLGTSTSRTAICAYTMPIWATALACLFLGERLDRRRIAALVLGVAGLAVLMQPLMAGGLPPGVIFALGSAVSWAAGTVWLKRARIQGHPIAIAAWQLVAGTAAVTLGFLLDGADMGDGLHLLPALGLAYNTLIGSALAYLLWFQAVARLPASVAGLGTLLVPAVGVVASVLLLGERPAATDLAGFALISLAALAALAPATLPSRSRSRP